Proteins from a genomic interval of Desulfurobacterium sp. TC5-1:
- a CDS encoding PilZ domain-containing protein: MDSFKQLVLQWLKEKTEKEEPLEVISFYNEMPVRVKIKPLSIENFKVVGWKGNPKILPAIDQTQKFFISFFHPEYRENRILSAGVLYYNNDYIETTFPSLTIEPKFNRTAVRITVSEFKPVYVDIKAEGVTLSTKVADISEGGIGVFLDKGVLKLGEDVILTLKFPDGVVISNVPAKVVRIELVPGNKKEEKAGLAFVSLKERYRNVISKYIIQRQKEIIAEFKMLTDE; this comes from the coding sequence GTGGATTCATTTAAGCAGTTAGTCTTGCAGTGGCTTAAGGAAAAAACTGAAAAAGAGGAACCGCTTGAAGTTATAAGTTTTTATAACGAAATGCCTGTAAGGGTGAAGATAAAACCTTTATCCATAGAGAATTTTAAAGTGGTGGGATGGAAGGGAAATCCCAAAATTCTTCCGGCAATAGATCAAACTCAGAAGTTTTTCATAAGTTTTTTTCATCCTGAATACAGGGAAAATCGGATTCTTTCAGCGGGTGTTCTCTATTACAACAATGATTATATAGAAACAACGTTTCCATCTCTTACTATTGAACCTAAATTCAACAGAACTGCCGTTAGAATAACTGTTTCGGAATTTAAGCCTGTGTATGTCGATATAAAAGCTGAAGGTGTTACTCTTTCCACAAAAGTTGCTGATATAAGTGAGGGAGGAATAGGTGTTTTTTTAGATAAAGGGGTGTTAAAATTAGGAGAGGATGTTATTTTGACACTTAAGTTTCCAGATGGTGTTGTAATTAGCAATGTTCCTGCAAAAGTTGTTCGTATTGAACTTGTTCCCGGGAATAAGAAAGAAGAAAAGGCTGGTTTGGCGTTTGTGTCACTGAAAGAAAGATACAGAAATGTTATAAGTAAGTACATTATTCAACGTCAAAAAGAAATTATTGCTGAATTTAAAATGTTGACCGATGAATAA
- a CDS encoding PilC/PilY family type IV pilus protein: MRKFLIFLMFLLTFGKSYAGSLNPYFSLPPFLQQGKFVNLMLVLDYSGSMNDYAYFDTYNDSSSYYGYFIGEQKYSLERFVTDDGNYVYVWVPSSSGDTGNYLNWEYMRKIDILRWILTGGPVRKLTLISHGKKVSGYYVLFINTYIPVKYVTSYNSTTGQVEGVLQKIERLKEHPRVGLEIFSGTDVVRKWIYPSFEYKKVISAINYKPAKDGTPTGEALDEVRRYFSREDGVWGGFKKSDSSYVDPYKFKINGTWMDVHCTKNYVLLISDGAWNGHKFSKRLRDLDCKHGSYPIIDPVDAGAPYACTIDPVQPAYEMWEGGYADLVPDLKGRQNVKVYTVSAFINSSKFDDVVGLNALKNIAVFGGYKGSFSDELPSGYSSVPPQPVCSVTQSPPCGSFVSLPSSSSDWDADGDGRPDDFYPGNNPAALKKAIENIFAAILKDAFSGTSAGILPERKKSGVVAEQTLFYPRKDFSGKNVDWPGYLYTWWLLNKKAVQNIREDTNLNKILDIKDDRILRWRVDPDTGKVSIDLYSSYLNGTAKRKIATYDTFDDLHPVWEAGENLAFTSPDSREIFTNIKGRLVEFNNFNKDLISEYVGDLTEPSCLNNDVANLIAFIRGKDVRGCRIRDIDDSGDTWKLGDIIYSSPTIVKYPDYSVVFVGANDGMLHAFRLGYVKDLDSSLHPVKLTDSFNSTSQDLLGEELWAFIPSNALPYLKYLASPNYEHTYYVDLKPFIVTYKNRVILIGGMRFGGAPGNSKMLAPPPNDAGVGYSSYFALDVTDPENPKFLWEFSSKSLGFSYSGPAVINKGDKIYVMFASGPTDYNGDVDQPLSVYILDLLTGKEIRNVTIDELPNAFAGRLFTNGLDVNDDGKTDFVFFGYSKKFADMQDWKGGIIVADVRSDDPVNWKFNIYLKNKIPPVTSKVAVGKYFGRYYIFFGTGRWFYKEDNPNPEVANRIYGLPLIHSGDNWSLPDASSIVDVTETSASVCSISSTLPLGWYIKLNTDDDGYLKERLISDPTITDLNVVAFVTTEPTADVCGFGGRSRIWLLNGASGSSIFDNCTRYSMDRKNLKGSLLVQLSTAAIHKVSLKSEASQFDNTTNKRTVLNSDTGSGWFTGVAPESGAKFVPPSGGKGELLLWMEK; encoded by the coding sequence ATGAGAAAGTTTTTGATTTTTTTGATGTTTTTGCTTACTTTTGGAAAATCTTATGCTGGAAGTCTTAATCCATATTTTTCCCTGCCTCCTTTTCTTCAGCAGGGAAAGTTTGTTAATCTGATGCTGGTTCTTGATTATAGTGGCAGTATGAATGATTATGCTTACTTTGATACTTATAACGACAGCAGTAGCTATTACGGTTATTTTATTGGTGAACAGAAGTATAGTCTGGAAAGATTTGTAACGGATGATGGAAATTATGTTTATGTGTGGGTGCCTTCTTCTTCTGGTGATACCGGCAATTATTTGAATTGGGAGTATATGCGGAAAATAGATATTCTGCGCTGGATACTTACAGGGGGACCGGTTAGAAAGCTGACACTTATTTCACATGGAAAGAAAGTTTCCGGTTATTATGTTTTGTTTATAAATACATATATACCGGTTAAGTACGTGACTTCTTACAACAGCACTACAGGCCAGGTTGAAGGTGTGTTGCAAAAGATAGAAAGATTAAAAGAGCATCCTCGTGTCGGTCTTGAGATATTTTCAGGGACAGATGTCGTAAGAAAATGGATTTATCCATCTTTTGAATATAAAAAAGTTATTTCAGCAATAAATTATAAACCTGCAAAAGATGGCACTCCCACCGGGGAAGCTCTTGACGAGGTTAGAAGGTATTTTTCCCGTGAAGATGGAGTGTGGGGAGGATTTAAAAAATCTGATTCCAGTTACGTAGATCCGTATAAGTTTAAAATAAACGGTACCTGGATGGATGTTCACTGCACGAAAAACTATGTTCTTTTGATCAGTGATGGTGCATGGAATGGACATAAATTTTCTAAAAGACTTAGGGACCTGGATTGTAAGCATGGAAGTTACCCTATTATAGATCCTGTGGATGCGGGCGCTCCTTATGCTTGCACTATAGATCCTGTTCAGCCTGCTTATGAAATGTGGGAAGGGGGGTATGCTGATTTAGTGCCTGATTTGAAAGGAAGGCAAAATGTGAAAGTTTATACCGTTTCAGCTTTTATAAATAGTTCTAAGTTTGATGATGTTGTGGGCTTGAACGCTTTAAAGAACATAGCGGTTTTTGGTGGATACAAGGGAAGCTTTTCTGATGAACTACCGTCAGGTTATTCTTCTGTTCCGCCACAACCTGTGTGTTCTGTGACACAATCCCCGCCGTGTGGATCTTTTGTTAGCCTTCCATCTTCCTCTTCTGATTGGGATGCAGATGGTGATGGCAGGCCTGATGATTTTTATCCTGGTAATAATCCGGCAGCACTGAAAAAGGCGATAGAAAATATATTTGCCGCTATATTAAAGGATGCTTTTTCTGGAACTTCAGCTGGTATTCTGCCGGAAAGAAAGAAATCAGGAGTGGTGGCAGAACAAACCTTGTTTTATCCTCGCAAAGATTTTTCAGGAAAAAATGTTGATTGGCCGGGTTATCTATATACCTGGTGGCTTTTAAACAAGAAAGCTGTTCAAAACATAAGAGAAGATACAAATCTCAATAAGATTCTTGACATTAAAGATGACCGTATTCTTAGATGGCGAGTTGATCCGGATACAGGAAAAGTTTCCATAGATTTGTATAGCAGTTATTTGAACGGTACTGCCAAGAGGAAAATAGCTACTTATGATACATTTGACGATCTTCATCCTGTTTGGGAAGCTGGTGAAAATCTCGCGTTTACATCACCAGATAGCAGAGAAATCTTTACCAACATCAAGGGCAGACTTGTTGAATTTAATAATTTTAATAAAGACCTTATATCAGAATATGTAGGGGATTTAACAGAGCCTTCGTGTTTAAATAATGATGTAGCAAATCTGATTGCTTTCATTAGAGGAAAAGATGTAAGAGGATGTAGAATTAGAGATATAGACGATTCAGGAGATACCTGGAAACTGGGGGACATTATTTATTCTTCTCCTACCATTGTTAAATATCCTGATTACAGCGTTGTATTTGTTGGAGCTAATGATGGGATGCTTCACGCTTTTAGACTCGGTTATGTTAAAGACCTTGACAGCAGCCTTCACCCTGTAAAGCTTACAGATAGTTTTAACTCAACATCTCAAGATTTGTTAGGAGAGGAATTGTGGGCATTTATTCCGTCTAATGCTCTTCCTTACCTGAAATATCTTGCTTCTCCAAATTATGAACACACTTACTATGTTGATTTAAAACCATTTATTGTCACTTACAAAAACAGAGTAATTTTGATAGGCGGAATGAGGTTTGGAGGTGCTCCTGGAAATTCCAAGATGTTGGCTCCACCACCAAACGATGCAGGTGTTGGCTACTCTTCTTATTTTGCTCTTGACGTTACAGATCCTGAAAACCCGAAGTTTTTGTGGGAGTTTAGTTCTAAATCTCTTGGATTTTCCTATTCCGGCCCTGCTGTAATAAATAAAGGTGACAAGATTTATGTTATGTTTGCTTCTGGACCTACTGACTATAACGGTGATGTTGATCAGCCTCTTTCTGTTTACATTTTGGATTTGTTGACAGGGAAAGAAATTAGAAATGTAACAATTGATGAACTGCCGAACGCCTTTGCGGGACGCCTTTTTACCAATGGGCTCGATGTTAATGATGATGGAAAAACAGACTTTGTCTTTTTTGGTTATTCAAAGAAATTTGCAGACATGCAGGACTGGAAAGGAGGAATAATCGTTGCAGATGTTAGGAGTGACGATCCAGTTAACTGGAAGTTTAATATATACCTTAAAAATAAAATCCCACCGGTAACTTCAAAAGTAGCAGTTGGTAAATATTTTGGGAGATATTACATTTTCTTTGGTACAGGTCGCTGGTTTTATAAAGAAGATAATCCGAACCCTGAAGTAGCAAATAGGATTTATGGACTTCCTCTGATTCATTCTGGAGACAACTGGAGTTTACCTGATGCAAGTTCCATTGTTGATGTTACAGAGACTTCTGCCTCAGTTTGTTCTATTTCTTCAACTTTGCCTTTAGGTTGGTACATAAAACTGAATACTGATGATGATGGATACCTTAAAGAGCGCTTAATTTCAGACCCAACGATAACTGATCTGAATGTTGTTGCATTTGTAACTACAGAACCAACAGCAGATGTATGTGGTTTTGGTGGCCGTTCAAGGATATGGCTTCTAAACGGAGCGTCGGGGAGCAGCATCTTTGATAACTGCACGAGATATTCAATGGATCGAAAAAATTTGAAAGGTTCTCTACTTGTGCAGCTTTCTACTGCTGCTATTCACAAAGTTAGTCTTAAAAGTGAAGCTTCACAATTTGATAATACAACAAACAAAAGAACTGTTTTAAATTCAGATACAGGTTCTGGCTGGTTTACTGGTGTGGCACCTGAAAGTGGAGCTAAGTTTGTACCACCCTCTGGAGGGAAAGGTGAACTTCTGTTATGGATGGAAAAATAG
- a CDS encoding prepilin-type N-terminal cleavage/methylation domain-containing protein translates to MNFCYGWKNRAFTLLELLIVIALIAILAFAGILKYRNWIDSNTINTEIRRMASMLQNLRMKAFSQKRQFKVYISPDKHRLLIYIWDGSSWKSYKNYDLKEPFVQTAPVIITDKGTFNATSKIIYKGDFNYQGDNCIIIDRTDVRISRC, encoded by the coding sequence GTGAACTTCTGTTATGGATGGAAAAATAGAGCTTTTACTTTACTTGAGCTTTTGATAGTTATAGCTTTGATAGCTATTCTTGCTTTTGCGGGAATCTTAAAGTACAGAAACTGGATAGATTCAAATACAATAAATACAGAAATCCGCCGGATGGCTTCGATGCTGCAGAATTTGAGAATGAAGGCTTTTTCTCAGAAAAGGCAGTTTAAAGTATATATTAGTCCTGATAAGCATCGGTTATTGATATACATATGGGATGGTAGTAGCTGGAAAAGTTACAAAAATTACGATTTAAAAGAACCTTTTGTGCAGACCGCTCCCGTTATCATTACAGATAAAGGAACTTTTAATGCTACTTCTAAAATTATTTATAAAGGTGATTTTAATTATCAGGGAGATAACTGCATAATCATAGACAGAACAGACGTGAGGATTAGTCGTTGTTGA
- a CDS encoding type II secretion system protein, translated as MRKGFTLLEVLVAFVIFSIVMIALLDSAGFYYRISVENDLLNAASKIARENLESVRNMDYNFITASVLDNGTSSCREALTTGKNLEVVQLRNQNFAFGKYFNVVVDPTLDIKQVTVYVCWNYNGKFHQLDYSTVVREKE; from the coding sequence ATGAGAAAAGGATTTACGTTGCTTGAAGTTTTGGTAGCGTTTGTGATTTTTTCTATAGTTATGATTGCTTTGCTTGATTCTGCAGGGTTTTATTATCGGATAAGCGTAGAAAATGATCTTTTAAATGCTGCTTCTAAAATTGCAAGAGAAAATCTTGAATCTGTTCGCAACATGGACTACAACTTTATCACGGCATCAGTTCTTGATAATGGAACCAGTTCTTGCAGAGAAGCCTTGACGACAGGTAAAAATCTCGAAGTAGTGCAGCTTAGGAATCAAAATTTTGCTTTTGGAAAATATTTTAATGTTGTTGTTGATCCTACTCTGGACATAAAACAAGTTACAGTGTATGTTTGCTGGAATTATAATGGTAAATTTCATCAGCTTGATTATTCTACAGTGGTAAGGGAAAAAGAATGA